Proteins found in one Mytilus edulis chromosome 2, xbMytEdul2.2, whole genome shotgun sequence genomic segment:
- the LOC139513750 gene encoding uncharacterized protein, whose protein sequence is MFCPLTGSYITIIEMEYTTYIVCLTLVLPFTIVSGLPTTPPNLKKASVQSSLKELDATNLQTLNRETRKALLKIVGDELSTAHAVMKSIEPEVNDCQQKVDQKYYDCVQCVDMKCQNRYKECNGSIQISAPNSGGVSVSNSVNDRGRPITTICTVMWGQSKACTTVMNPEGAFATSIKSMGDTIHVHLRSVANDFGGSAGMFVNQMHSVVGDMNTSRVVNEGVERMLNELNTELGGMQYELQHMFDGVGSDIHQSMTGMDHTLSQIGPNVNQMVSQIGPNRNQMWSNAGHRMQMMQQGPHMQMHQSLSQIGPNVNRMTSHIGPNVNMGVKNGVNNMMQNFHQGFGQWRQNFGQSLNNMLSNMFGRKKRQAQIISNPLHEVQCDVMSKNSTVCAEYRTRCQLCPQTSNITDGDVIQQECGDVIVDKINQINLKLEELEQIEATVISDRKMLTKVELDQKSLNPDTFAFSKLFVTAKIKGQPLRFHSKSELKIMDLPSTGQNIAKQIWNYWNDAAIHKPK, encoded by the exons atgttttgtCCCTTGACGGGAAGTTATATAACCATTATAGAGATGGAGTATACAACGTATATCGTATGTTTGACTTTAGTTCTACCGTTTACTATAGTTTCTGGATTACCAACAACACCACCAAACTTGAAAAAAGCTTCTGTGCAATCGTCGCTAAAGGAACTTGACGCAACTAATTTACAAA ccTTGAATCGAGAAACAAGGAAAGCTTTGCTAAAAATCGTAGGAGATGAACTTTCTACAGCACACGCCGTGATGAAATCTATAGAACCGGAAGTAAACGATTGTCAGCAGAAAGTAGATCAGAAATACTATGATTGTGTACAATGTGTTGATATGAAATGCCAAAATAG gtataaAGAGTGCAACGGTTCCATTCAAATATCAGCGCCAAATAGCGGTGGTGTTTCTGTGTCCAATTCTGTAAATGACCGGGGACGACCAATCACAACAATTTGTACCGTAATGTGGGGACAGTCAAAGGCTTGTACAACTGTCATGAATCCGGAAGGAGCGTTTGCAACATCTATAAAAAGTATGGGAGatactatacatgtacatttacgaAGTGTTGCGAACGACTTTGGTGGCAGTGCCGGCATGTTTGTGAATCAGATGCACAGCGTTGTGGGTGATATGAACACTTCACGTGTAGTGAATGAAGGAGTGGAACGAATGCTCAATGAACTGAATACTGAACTTGGTGGCATGCAGTATGAACTTCAGCATATGTTTGATGGAGTCGGCAGTGATATCCACCAGTCTATGACGGGCATGGACCATACGTTGTCTCAGATCGGACCGAACGTCAATCAGATGGTATCACAAATTGGACCTAATAGAAATCAAATGTGGTCAAATGCTGGACACAGAATGCAGATGATGCAACAAGGTCCTCATATGCAAATGCATCAGTCACTTAGTCAAATAGGTCCTAACGTAAATAGAATGACGTCTCATATCGGGCCTAACGTTAATATGGGAGTCAAAAATGGTGTTAACAATATGATGCAGAATTTCCACCAAGGTTTTGGCCAATGGAGACAGAACTTTGGTCAGTCACTCAACAATATGTTAT CAAACATGTTTGGAAGGAAAAAACGTCAAGCTCAAATTATTTCTAATCCATTACATGAAGTACAATGTGATGTAATGTCGAAAAATTCTACTGTCTGTGCTGAATATAGAACAAGATGTCAATTATGTCCACAAACAAGCAACATTACGGATGGAGACGTTATCCAACAAG aatgtgGAGATGTTATTGTGGACAAAATTAATCAGATAAATTTGAAATTGGAAGAACTTGAACAGATAGAAGCTACTGTTATATCTGACAGAAAAATGCTGACAAAG GTTGAGCTCGATCAGAAATCTTTGAATCCTGATACTTTTGCATTCAGCAAATTGTTCGTCACTGCAAAGATCAAGGGTCAGCCTTTGAGGTTTCATTCGAAATCCGAATTGAAAATTATGGATCTCCCGAGTACAGGTCAAAATATTGCTAAACAAATTTGGAATTATTGGAACGACGCAGCGATTCATAAACCAAAATAA